A stretch of DNA from Sulfurimonas crateris:
TGTGCTAGTACTTAAGTCCAAAAAGGAAAAAAACCTGTTTATTATTAGCTTTTGTGAAAACTATGAGTCTTTAAGAACACACAACCATATTTTAACTATTTGGTTGATAAATATATTATATGAAGGAATCTAATGAAGTTTAAAAACCAGTTTACACAAATAATTTTCATACTATTTTTTGTATTTTTTGTCATGATGGCAATCAGATCAACTCTTCTTTTTATGTATCCGTCTGACTTTGATGATTTGACAAAATCTGAACTTATACGCTCTTTACTTATGGGATTTAGAGTTGATATGATAACAATATTCACTTTCTCATTTGCATTTATTTTACCGTTAATTTTTATAAAAAAAGTTCTGCCAAGAAAGATAATAGGAGTTACGTGGGGAGCACTCCTGTTGGTAATTTTTACAATATCTTTTGGCGATGTTTTATATTTCAACTTTACGCATAAACATATCTCAAATGAGATATTTAATCTAGGAAACGATTTTAACATAATCACAAATATTGCATTTAACTCTTATCTGCCTTATACGGTTGGAGCGTCTGTTTTTTCGCTTATTTTTCTATATTTTTGCTATCTTGTTTTTTCAACCTCTCCATCAGCATTTGTTGGCGGAAAAAAGCTGGCAGTTTATTCACTTATCACTGTTTTAGTACTTTTTTTAGGCATCAGAAACACAGTTGCAGGCAAATCATTTGGCTCTGCCGATGCCTTTGCAGTGAGCAAGATCAGCTCAGGGAACTTGGCACTAAACGGTTTTTTTACACTCTATAGGACCACTAACGGCAAAGATAAGCATGACTTAATGAACGTGGATGATGCAGTAAGAATCACAAAGGAGGCTCTGTCGACTCCAAACGCAAAATTTATAGACGACGACTACCCTCTTTATAGAAGTTATAAAGCAAAAGAGAATGAAAAATACAATGTCGTAATAGTACTTCTTGAGTCGTGGGGTGCCGAGCATATCGACGGGTTTACAAGATACAAAGAGCTTAATGTAACTCCTTTTTTCAAAAAGCTAAGCGGTGAATCTTTAAAGTTTACAAATTTTTATGCAAATGGCTTGCGTTCGATCTTTGGCATCACATCTATGTTTACAGGGATAACTCTTCCATCCGGATTTGAATATCTAGGAAGAGGTTTGGAACTCTCAAACATCAGCTATCTTGGACGTGTAGCCAAGCAAAACGGCTACTCGACAATGGCAATGCAGGGCGGGAACCGTCGCTCATACAGAGTAGATGCTGTCTCTCATATTTCAGGATTTGATGATTATTACGGTGCAGAGGACATACCAAACGTAGAAGTTATTGAAGAAGGAAGAGAGGCTAGAACAGGTACTTACGATCATAATCTTTTAAATTTTTACAACAAAAAGATCTCGGAATTAAAAGAACCTTTTCTCTCCTTTGCATTTACATCTACAAATCATCCGGACCTACATCTTCCAAGAACAGAATTTGAAAGATACCCACACAATCTCAACAACTATTACGGTGAGCTAAATGCATATCTATATGTAGATAATGCTATTGAAAAATTTATCGACAGTGCTAAAAAAGAGCCCTGGTTTGATAGAACTATATTCATATTCACCGCCGATCACGGCAACGGGGACGCGCTAAACAAGATCGGAAAAGAGTTAAGAGGAAATCCTGAGCACTTAGCCACAATTGAACACTATAGGATTCCGCTTATTATCTATGCGCCAAAGATTTTCAAACCACAAGAGCTAACTACTCTCGGTTCTCAAAATGATATTTTCCCGACAATAGTGGATATGCTTGGTTTTGATGCAAATATAACGACACTAGGCAACTCGCTGTTTGACAGTGAAGTAAAAAATAGATTTGTATATCTCTTCGGCGGAAATATGATCGGTCTGATAAACGAAAACGGGTATGTTATGCATAACTTTAAAAATGTTGTTGAACAAAATGGAGAAAATTTAGAAGAGAGCAAAGAACTCCTTTTTGCAGTAGACACGGCAGAAGCCAATCTGCTGGAGACAAACAGGTGGGCAAAATGAAAATACTGATAATTTTACCAAACTGGCTTGGTGACGCTGTTATGGCAACTCCAGCAATTGAACTTCTAAGCACTTACTATTCAAGTGCGAGATTTACTTTTGTAGGAAGTTTTGTCTCTATAGAAGCGCTGAAATACCACCCAAAATGCGAATTGGCGATAGTAGATGAGACAAAAAGATCATCAAACAGGATCAAAGCAACATATGAGCTTGCCAAAAAACTCGGCACTTTTGAGATGGCTATCTCATTTAGAAATCAGATTCACTCCTCTTTACTTCTAAAACTCACAGGAACTGTTCTGTGCATTGCCAAAAAATCGTGGCACTCCATGTTCCTGCTCTCGCATACTCCTACTATTAAAGCAGATAAACACCTAAGCAGACAGTACGCCCAGCTTGCCATGATAAATACGGATGCATGGGATAAAAACACACCACCACTCAAGCTCTACATCGAGCCAAAAAAATTTGACAGGTCGACAATGGGTATAAACGCGGGAGCTACATACGGCAGTGCGAAAAGATGGTATCCTGAGAGATTTGCCGAAGTTGCACGTGAGTTCAGTAACAAATACGACATTATCATCTTTGGCGGTCCAAACGAAGCGGAGATGGCAGATGAGATAGAGTCCTATCTTGCATCATCAGGTGTGACAAACTACACAAACTTGGCAGGAAAGACAAACATAAAAGAGCTCTGCTCACTTATCGGCGGATGTTCGCTCTTTGTTACAAACGACAGCGGACCTATGCATGTCGCCGCTGCTTATGGAGTTCCTACCGTCTCAATATTCGGTCCGACAAAACATACGGAAACTTCGCAGTGGATGAATGAGAAAAGTAAGATCGTGAGACATGATATGGAGTGTGCTCCATGTATGAGAAGAGAGTGCCCGCTTGGACATCATGAGTGTATGAAGAGCATTACGGCCGATGAAGTCATCAAAGCCGTAAAAGAGCTGGAAATTTAATCTAAAATAGAACTTTCAAACCAAAGTAGAGCGATTCGTTGTACTCAACGTCTCCTCTTTCGTAATTCGTATCCATATGTCTATAGCCAGCCGTTATAAAAGCGTTTTGTATCACCTCTGCCTCTAATGTAACGCGATACTCCAAAAAGCTGTCGGCTTTATCCAAAGAGAGAACCTCAGGTGCAGCGTATAGAGATGCTCCTACATAAAACGGGATAATTGAAGTCACTGGAAGTTTATATACTACCTCTACCCCAAAAGGGATTGATACAAAATCTTTCGTATGATTCAATTTCGCCCCGATTCCAAGTCTAAAATCGGTGCTGACCTCTCTTTGCATCAAAAAGTTCAGCTCTTGATAATCATCAATAGAGCGCACATCGCTGTGTCTCTCATCTGCATTTAAATATTTTGCACCCAGAAAGATAGTGTCAGGTTCAATATTATCACTAAACTGCCCCATATCTAATCTTGCCGAGAGTTCCAGATCCGAGTTATTTACATTTACTTCCGCACTATGCATAGCAAAAACCGATACGGCACTCAATGCCGTTAAACATATCTTCTTAAACATCTATATCTCCTTTTATTTTTTGAATCGTTTTTGTGGTGCTCTTTCCATCTACAAAGTCAACCAGCTTTAACTCTCCTGCAAACTCTGTTCCTACTACGCTTTTGCCCTCATAATCTCCACCCTTTACAAGCGTATCGGGCTTTATCATTTTTATAAGCTCGTATGGAGTATCCTCCTCAAAAGGAACTACAAAATCTACCGCTTCAAGAGCCGCCAAGAGATAAGCTCTGTCCTCTGCAATATTTACAGGGCGAGATGGTCCCTTTAGACGAGAAACAGACGCATCTGAATTCAATCCTACAATCAAAAGATCTCCAAAACTCTTTGCGATTTGCAGATACTTCACATGCCCTACATGGAGTATATCAAAACAGCCGTTTGTAAAGACAACCTTTTTGCCGTTTGCACGGTAACGCTCTACAACCGCTTTTATCTCATCAAAGCTTTTTATATGCGCTTCAGAGGTGCTCTTATGCAGTGAGGCTTCATACTCCTCTATCTCATCGAGTGTGACCGTTGCAGAACCAATTTTTCCGACAACAACACCCGCTGCAAGGTTTGCAAACTTTGCAGAATCCTCTATGCTTTTTTTCGCACTAAGAGCAAAGGCGATGGAAGCGATGACTGTATCTCCAGCACCGGTTACATCAAAAACCTCTTTTGCAACGGTTGGAAATATCTTCATCTCATCATCAAATACAGCAATTCCGTCCTCTGATAGCGTAATAAGAGAGATTGTCAGATCAGCCTCTTTCTTCATCTTTAAAAGAGCTTCTTTTAGGCTTATTTTATCTTTTATTTCGATCTTTGTAGCGAGCATCGCCTCTTTTTTATTTGGCGTTAAAAGATATGCGCCGCTATATTTGCTGTAGTCACTCCCTTTTGGATCAACCAAAACTTTAACGCCTGCTTTGTTACAGAGTTTTATAACTCCTTGGCACAGCTCATTAGTTAAAACACCCTTTCCATAGTCGGACAAAATCAGTGCATCATACCCAGAGACACTATTTGTAAGTGAGTTTAAAATCTTTTCAACAGAAGATTTTTCTATCTCCTCTTTGCTCTCTTTGTCATATCTTAGTATCTGCTGTGAAGCCGCTATCACACGGCTTTTTTTGGATGTTTTTCTTCCATCTTGAATAATTATCCCGCTAACATCTACATCTATATTTTTTAACAGAGCTATAAGCTCAACCCCATTCTCATCGCTTCCTATAACGCCGCTGACACTTACATTAGCACCAAGGGCTTTTAAGTTATTTATGACATTTCCCCCGCCGCCAAGAACGGTCGTCTCTTTTGCAATATCTACTACTTGAACAGGGGCTTCGGGGGAGATTCTCTCACAGCTTCCCCAAAGATAGTGGTCTATCATCAGATCACCGATAACCAATATATTAGGAGTTAAATCTTTCAAGTTTTTCATTATTTTACTTCTTCTTCAAAAACTCTTTTTATCTCACTTATATATGCTTTGATCCCATCTTCCATTTCAAATTTAGGCTCATAATCTAAAGCCTCTTTTGTTGAAGCTATGTCAGCCTCAGTATGAAACTGATAGCTCCCTATAAACGGGTTTGGAATATATTCGCACGAGAGCGTTGTGCCAAGCTCTCGCTGTAAAATATCTACTATATCTTGAAAGCTTCTAGCCTTACCGGTTCCGACATTATATATTCCGCTCTTCTTTGGATTCATCGCTTTTATATTTGCCTGAATGATATCTTCTATATATATGAAGTCTCGCAAAATTTTATCGCTATCCTCAAAGAGACGAGGATTTTTTCCCAAGAGAATCTGATGTCCGAACTGCAAAACCATAGAAGCGGTCGTGTTTTTAAAATACTCTCTTGGACCGTAAACATTAAAATATCTAAGCCCGACTATAGAGATGTTGCTATTTTGCATATACTCTCTGCTCAAATTGTCCATACATAGTTTTGAGAATCCGTAAACATTCTGCGGTGCTTCGCGCCCTACTATCTGTGGTGAAGCAGCATTTCCGTAAGTAGCCGCCGAGGATGCATAGATCATATTCGCATTGTGTTTTATTGCAAGCTCTAAGAGATCCTTGTAAGCATTTACATTTGTTTTTACCATAAGATCTTGTTCTAGTGCAGTAGTATCAGATATAGCCGCTTCATGAAATATATAATCAAATTTATAGTTTAACTCCAGATTAAGCAACAGATCTCTGTCGTTAATATCTCCGCTTATTATCTCTCCCCTAAAGCCTATCAGATTTTTAAAGTGGCCAAAGCTCTTTAAATTTCCGTTTGATAGCTTTTCACCGCTTCTAAAGCTGTCAACTATCACGACTTTCGCATCAGGATGATTCTCTTGAAAATAAAACGCCAGATTTGAACCTATAAAACCTGCCCCACCCGTTATTAAAATTGTTTTATTATCTAAATCATCATCTATATATCTCATCTCTGCACCAAGACCTCGTAAATTTAACAAAATAATAACAGATAAATCATTAACAAGCATTTAAGATTAATCTCATTATAATTTGCCTGAAATTAAGAAAAGGGTGTAAAAAATGAAAAAAATCGTTTTATCAATTGTTGCTCTAGGTGCAACTACTGCTTTAATGGCAGCTGTAAATGCAGGTGCTTGTACTGGTTGTCACGGTGCTGACTGGAGTAAAGCTGCTCTAGGTAAATCTAAAAATGTTGCTGAGATGAGCAAAGCGGATATCGCAGCTGCACTAGTAGGTTACAAAGATGGTAGTTACGGTGCAGCAATGAAGGGTCTTATGAAAGGTCAAGTTGACAAATATTCAAATGAAGAGCTAGAAGCTTTCGCACAAACTATCGGTAAATAATTTACCTGAATTGCCCACTGTGGCAATTCTCCACACAACTTTCCAAATTATCCAAATATAAAAAATTCTAATACTACATTAATATACATTTAAGAATAAACCAATTACAATTTGTCTGAATTTAAAAAAAGGGTGTAAAAAAATGAAAAAAATAGTAATGTCAATAGTTGCTTTAGGTGCAACTACTGCTTTAATGGCTGCAGTAAATGCACAAGCTTGTACAGGTTGCCACGGTGCTGACTGGGCAAAAACTTCTATGGGAAACAAAAATGTTGCTGAGATGAGCAAAGCGGATATCGCAGCTGCTCTTAAAGGTTACAAAGACGGTAGTTATGGTGGAGCTAAAAAAGGTCTTATGGTAGGTCAAGTTTCTAAATACTCTGACGAAGAATTAGATGCTTTTTCACAAACAATAGGTAAATAATCTACCTTCTGAGTTGCCGATTCTGGCAACTCATCTCTCTGTAAAATCTCTCTTCTACTCTGGTTTATAGTTTTTCTTTAAAGCTTCTTTTTTCTGTTCCTGTTTTAGAGCGTCATTTAACTCATCTTCACCGTCAAATTTTGCAGCGTTTAAAAACTTCTCTTCATCATCAAACTGTCCATTTTTTATTGCCCACAAAAATGCAAAAAGCGCAAGTGCTCCCAAAAAAATAGAGACTCCCAGCATCATAGCTATTACCCAGTTACTCATCTTATCTATTTCTCCATTTATAACGTATTCTCATCGAGTTGCCGACAACCAACAGTGAACTAAGTGACATAGAGATCGCAGCAAAGAGCGGTATTATATATCCAGCCATTGCTAGCGGAATAGTTACGGCATTATAGACCAATGATATTAGAAGGTTTTGTTTTATCAGGCTAAATGTAGTCTGGCTGATTTTAAAAGCATCATTCAATGACCTAAGTGAATCATCTAAAAGTACCACGTCTCCCACTTCTACCGCTATATCACTACCGCTTCCCATAGCAATTGCAATATCTGCTGATGCAAGTGCTAGTATATCATTAACGCCATCTCCGACCATTACCACTTTTTTGCCATTTTCATGAATAGATTTTATATACTCTGCTTTATCTTGAGGGGTCTGCTCATAGAAAAAACTTTTTATTCCTACTTCATTTGCTATGCTTTTTGTAATATTGCCGTGGTCTCCACTTAAAAGAACAACCTCGATTCTCTTTTGATGCATATTTGAAATAAGCTCTTCTATACCATCTTTAATTTTATCTTTTAGCTCATATACCGCTGCAAGTTCATTGTTTATAACAAAATAAAAAGCTGTCTCATCTACCAAAATATCAGCATCTACGCCATGTTCATTTATAAATTTCAGATTTCCGCCGAGGGTGCTTGTATTGTTATGCTTTGCCTCTATGCCTTTTGCAGGGATCTGTATATACTCATCGAAGACAACCTCTTTAATATCTTGGTTCTGCTCTTTTATATACTCTGCAACACCTCTTGATATTGGATGCTTAGAGGATTTAACCATTGAGTAGAGTAGGTTTTTATCAAATTCTCTATATATATGCTCTTTAATAACCTCAGGTTTTCCTACTGTTATAGTTCCTGTTTTATCCAAAATAAGAGTATCTATGGTTGCCATGGTCTCAAGTCCTGCAGCCTCTTTGAAAAGTATTCCTCTTGAAGCGCTTATGCTGAGCCCCACTAAAGTCGCAACCGGTGTAGCAAGAGCAAGGGCGCATGGGCA
This window harbors:
- the ccoS gene encoding cbb3-type cytochrome oxidase assembly protein CcoS, whose amino-acid sequence is MSNWVIAMMLGVSIFLGALALFAFLWAIKNGQFDDEEKFLNAAKFDGEDELNDALKQEQKKEALKKNYKPE
- the waaF gene encoding lipopolysaccharide heptosyltransferase II; its protein translation is MKILIILPNWLGDAVMATPAIELLSTYYSSARFTFVGSFVSIEALKYHPKCELAIVDETKRSSNRIKATYELAKKLGTFEMAISFRNQIHSSLLLKLTGTVLCIAKKSWHSMFLLSHTPTIKADKHLSRQYAQLAMINTDAWDKNTPPLKLYIEPKKFDRSTMGINAGATYGSAKRWYPERFAEVAREFSNKYDIIIFGGPNEAEMADEIESYLASSGVTNYTNLAGKTNIKELCSLIGGCSLFVTNDSGPMHVAAAYGVPTVSIFGPTKHTETSQWMNEKSKIVRHDMECAPCMRRECPLGHHECMKSITADEVIKAVKELEI
- a CDS encoding c-type cytochrome; amino-acid sequence: MKKIVMSIVALGATTALMAAVNAQACTGCHGADWAKTSMGNKNVAEMSKADIAAALKGYKDGSYGGAKKGLMVGQVSKYSDEELDAFSQTIGK
- a CDS encoding c-type cytochrome, translating into MKKIVLSIVALGATTALMAAVNAGACTGCHGADWSKAALGKSKNVAEMSKADIAAALVGYKDGSYGAAMKGLMKGQVDKYSNEELEAFAQTIGK
- the rfaD gene encoding ADP-glyceromanno-heptose 6-epimerase, with the translated sequence MRYIDDDLDNKTILITGGAGFIGSNLAFYFQENHPDAKVVIVDSFRSGEKLSNGNLKSFGHFKNLIGFRGEIISGDINDRDLLLNLELNYKFDYIFHEAAISDTTALEQDLMVKTNVNAYKDLLELAIKHNANMIYASSAATYGNAASPQIVGREAPQNVYGFSKLCMDNLSREYMQNSNISIVGLRYFNVYGPREYFKNTTASMVLQFGHQILLGKNPRLFEDSDKILRDFIYIEDIIQANIKAMNPKKSGIYNVGTGKARSFQDIVDILQRELGTTLSCEYIPNPFIGSYQFHTEADIASTKEALDYEPKFEMEDGIKAYISEIKRVFEEEVK
- a CDS encoding LTA synthase family protein, which translates into the protein MKFKNQFTQIIFILFFVFFVMMAIRSTLLFMYPSDFDDLTKSELIRSLLMGFRVDMITIFTFSFAFILPLIFIKKVLPRKIIGVTWGALLLVIFTISFGDVLYFNFTHKHISNEIFNLGNDFNIITNIAFNSYLPYTVGASVFSLIFLYFCYLVFSTSPSAFVGGKKLAVYSLITVLVLFLGIRNTVAGKSFGSADAFAVSKISSGNLALNGFFTLYRTTNGKDKHDLMNVDDAVRITKEALSTPNAKFIDDDYPLYRSYKAKENEKYNVVIVLLESWGAEHIDGFTRYKELNVTPFFKKLSGESLKFTNFYANGLRSIFGITSMFTGITLPSGFEYLGRGLELSNISYLGRVAKQNGYSTMAMQGGNRRSYRVDAVSHISGFDDYYGAEDIPNVEVIEEGREARTGTYDHNLLNFYNKKISELKEPFLSFAFTSTNHPDLHLPRTEFERYPHNLNNYYGELNAYLYVDNAIEKFIDSAKKEPWFDRTIFIFTADHGNGDALNKIGKELRGNPEHLATIEHYRIPLIIYAPKIFKPQELTTLGSQNDIFPTIVDMLGFDANITTLGNSLFDSEVKNRFVYLFGGNMIGLINENGYVMHNFKNVVEQNGENLEESKELLFAVDTAEANLLETNRWAK
- the rfaE1 gene encoding D-glycero-beta-D-manno-heptose-7-phosphate kinase; this encodes MKNLKDLTPNILVIGDLMIDHYLWGSCERISPEAPVQVVDIAKETTVLGGGGNVINNLKALGANVSVSGVIGSDENGVELIALLKNIDVDVSGIIIQDGRKTSKKSRVIAASQQILRYDKESKEEIEKSSVEKILNSLTNSVSGYDALILSDYGKGVLTNELCQGVIKLCNKAGVKVLVDPKGSDYSKYSGAYLLTPNKKEAMLATKIEIKDKISLKEALLKMKKEADLTISLITLSEDGIAVFDDEMKIFPTVAKEVFDVTGAGDTVIASIAFALSAKKSIEDSAKFANLAAGVVVGKIGSATVTLDEIEEYEASLHKSTSEAHIKSFDEIKAVVERYRANGKKVVFTNGCFDILHVGHVKYLQIAKSFGDLLIVGLNSDASVSRLKGPSRPVNIAEDRAYLLAALEAVDFVVPFEEDTPYELIKMIKPDTLVKGGDYEGKSVVGTEFAGELKLVDFVDGKSTTKTIQKIKGDIDV